In the genome of Rhodoplanes sp. Z2-YC6860, one region contains:
- a CDS encoding (2Fe-2S)-binding protein yields the protein MVRLNINGKDYDIDVEPETPLLWAIRENVGLTGTKYGCGIAQCGACTVHVDGVATRSCSFPVSGAVNTKITTIEGLAQNGILHKVQKAWIEHDVPQCGYCQSGQIMAAVELLKNKPKPTDADIDREMTNICRCGTFQQIRAAIHAAANA from the coding sequence ATGGTCCGCCTGAATATCAACGGCAAAGACTACGACATCGACGTCGAACCGGAGACGCCACTGCTGTGGGCGATCCGCGAGAACGTCGGTCTCACCGGCACCAAATACGGCTGCGGCATCGCGCAGTGCGGCGCCTGCACCGTCCACGTCGACGGCGTCGCGACCCGCTCCTGCTCGTTCCCGGTGAGCGGCGCGGTCAACACCAAGATCACCACCATCGAAGGCCTCGCGCAGAACGGCATCCTGCACAAGGTGCAGAAGGCCTGGATCGAGCACGACGTGCCGCAGTGCGGCTACTGCCAGTCCGGCCAGATCATGGCCGCGGTGGAGCTCCTCAAGAACAAGCCGAAGCCGACCGACGCCGACATCGACCGCGAGATGACCAACATCTGCCGGTGCGGCACCTTCCAGCAGATCCGCGCGGCGATCCACGCCGCGGCGAACGCGTAA